In Eleutherodactylus coqui strain aEleCoq1 chromosome 11, aEleCoq1.hap1, whole genome shotgun sequence, a single window of DNA contains:
- the LOC136582571 gene encoding histone H2B 1.1-like, with translation MPDPAKSAPAPKKGSKKAVTKTQKKDGKKRKKTRKESYAIYVYKVLKQVHPDTGISSKAMGIMNSFVNDIFERIAGEASRLAHYNKRSTITSREIQTAVRLLLPGELAKHAVSEGTKAVTKYTSAK, from the coding sequence ATGCCTGATCCCGCCAAGTCTGCTCCAGCGCCCAAGAAGGGCTCCAAGAAAGCCGTGACCAAGACTCAGAAGAAGGACGGCAAGAAGCGTAAGAAGACCAGGAAGGAGAGCTATGCCATCTACGTGTACAAGGTGCTGAAGCAGGTCCACCCCGACACCGGCATCTCCTCCAAGGCCATGGGCATCATGAACTCCTTCGTCAACGACATCTTCGAGCGCATCGCAGGGGAAGCCTCCCGCCTGGCTCACTACAACAAGCGCTCCACCATCACCTCCCGGGAGATCCAGACCGCCGTGCGCCTGCTGCTGCCCGGAGAGCTGGCCAAGCACGCCGTGTCCGAGGGCACCAAGGCCGTCACCAAGTACACCAGCGCCAAGTAA